The Watersipora subatra chromosome 7, tzWatSuba1.1, whole genome shotgun sequence genomic interval tttgaACACTTTTGACAAGCTCTTTGAGTCTTCGTAGGTATTTCATACATTTCCCCAGAGAGCTATAAGGAAAGTTCACATACTTAACATAATGCCATAGTAATACTTACTAGTAAAGTTTACAGCATAGGTAAATGTAAATCCAAAACTGGCCATTTCAGAATGTCTTTTTGGATCCACATAAAAACGTAACGCAATGCAATCATAAGCAATTCTTAGCCAATTCTTAATTCTTCCTGTCATACAAGTTAAAATGGCGAACAAAAATGATTGACATTGCTAAAGCctaaaacaaattgcaaaccCTAGCTATCAACTAATCCATTTGgggaggtaatgtagttgatCTTTGTTCTTCGCCTAGACAGTATTTTTGTACTCCTTGGCAATAAGAACTCCTTGGCAAAAAGAAGCTGAGTTGCAAGTAGGCCTAATTTCTATTTGAACCACAGGCCGGCCAAGGTGTTTGGTAGCGCTCGGACGGTGGTGCTCGCCCGAGCACCACCGCCCGAGCGCTACCGAACACGTTGGCCGGCCTGTGATTTGAACAACCAACTGGCGGAGGTTATAACATAGACATGAATACCATGATCGCGTAGTCTATCAGACCAAACAAAGACAACTCACCCAACACCAAGCTGCTGAAGCTGCTCTGGTTGCAAGTCAGGTATCACTTCTTCATCAAGGATATCATTATCTAAAATGAATTCATAAAAAAATCAAACCATACCAGTCTTGTTGGAGGAAAATAATTCCTAGTGAGTTAACTTATATCCTTAATTAGAGAGAGCAGTAGCAGCAGCCCCCACAGACTCACAGAGTTAGAGTTGAATTcaaagttacaaaaaaataGTGACAACCTAATCATTCCAACTTAATTCTAAATCATTGATTTGGGCACCAATGTTGAAGAACCTTTGAATACTCATTGTGGCTTCAATTAGCTCGTTAGAATATTCTTAGCCAATAGCGTATCTGGTAACAAATCTATGCTCATACAGTGAGTCAAgtatttcatttatttgtatAACTTGACAACCATACAACCATACAACCATAAAGTGACACTAATGAGTAACTGAAGGTGCAACTTTTTTGTGATTACAGCTGTCAGAATTTAGTTGCCTTAGTTGGagtaaaagttaaaagttaatgaaagaaaatattgaaatataattCCGACTTAGCAGCCTAGTACTACTAGGCTACTAAGtcttaattatatttcaatcttTTCTAGGCTAGTAGTAGTACCACAGCCACCCAGGCACAAATGGATGGTGGGGTGGGTGGCTGTGGTTGTGGCTAGTACTAGTAGTCAACAAGAtagtgtaaaaattaattattcaaaTGCTGGCTGGCTGCACCAAGGAGTTGGCTACACAAATGTATTTAAGGGTAAGAACACAAGATTTGAAACGAATGATGTTGGAAGTGTGGTGATTGTAAAGATTACTTCTTTCTTTGGCCTTCTTTCTATTCTCTGTTTAGTAGGCTTACATAGGCATTGTGTTTTATACCTTTGAAATTTTAACTACTCTATGGCCTAaacaagaaattttaattactctATAACCCAGGCTTGAATTGTGTCGGCAGTAATCTTTTCTCAATTGAAAACCTCTGAATGTTcttacaaacaaaatttccttcaTGACTTCTATCAAAGACTAAAGAGTTGTATGTGGGATACATACAACTCCTTGCTCCTATCAATATGTCTGTTGCGTTGCATAGGCCTGCATCAAGAACTCCCTGCATGCATATAGCTATCTATTTAattatgataaataatattcattcaTTGCATATAAATAGGTACGCTTTAGATCTTCTACTGTTCGGGTGACTGCTCTCAAACATACTACTTTATGTAGCGATTAGGCCTCTCtcacaaaagtaaaaaatattattgtttcatgTTTTCTATAAAAAGGGATTGTAAATTAAAAGAAAGTTGAAACTTGACTTAATAAAGCGAAGAGCCTTTTAATTTAGGTTGATTTCAAGGTCTTGATTTCAATTCAGAAACTTAGGCCTACACCTTTCATTTGTCTAATCCTAGATAGTTGTGATTTTGATTCTGATGATGATTACCCGTTGGgtatgaaactactagtaataaaatgttttaaacgaattctattttaatatattttacgcTTTGTTCAACATTGGGCACTTTAGTAGATGCCTACTTCcaaagtatataaaataaaaattatctcGTTGAATTTTAGTGATCAAGTCAAACTATAAATGTAGCGTATACTCACCAAGTAATATTTCGTATGCCGCTGTATCGCCTATCTCTTCAAAAAGGGTTTTGAATTGTTCCATTATTGCAGAAAGTTTGTAACGGCTATTGCTAAAAATCTTAGCCCAACGGATTCAAACGCCAAAGTACTGTAGGTTCAACGGTTACGATACAGTATTCTGACTTGAAATGAACCAACTACACCAAAATTATAGTATTCTCTCTTCATAGCCAAGCCTACTATATTTTATTGGACAAGCTTTCAGCCTAAACAATGACTGCATTGCTATTGGTCTATTGCAACCAATCACATTGTTATTGTCTTGCCTATGATAACCCTTGATAATAAGTTTTATCTGAGTTTATAGATTAGTCCATAAAAAATGGTAGATTgcttttgcaattttaaaacttgttttaggACATGTTGTTGACGATACTGTTGTTGAATATATTTCTGCGAACCCGAATCCTGGATCTTGTGGAGGCCCAGTGGACTTTCACTTCAAACTGCCCTATCTTGTACCGAATTCCGACTTAGGCAAGAAATTGTATAGGATATATGTTGGATTTTTGTAATAAGTGTTCTAATATGCCAATTTTCTTTCTGAACAGATCAGACTATAGGgatattttgatattattttgttatttcaacaAAGTGTCCTCTGAAATGTTAGTAACACTTGCTCTCATTGAGCCATTGgtattttgaataatttttaatattccaATTTTAGGAAATGCTTTATAGCTGTTCCATATGTGGATTTTCTCACAATTCAAATAAAGTCTTCACTCTCCATGTCATCCGAGTTCATAAACATGATCCAAGGTTTCGGATAACATGTTTCTGCGGCATGAGTTACGGAAGGTATGATATGAAGTTGGCCCTAAAGTCctatttggtatttttaaaTCTGGCTAATAAATGTCATGTCATATGATAAGGGTTCTGTTTTGAAATTGAGCTAACCATAATGTAAAAGCCCCATTGGAATCAATTTGCCTGATAGGTTGTCAATTTAAAATACACTGAATGGTAgttgcttgttttacagctatcTCAGTTATAGAAGGCACGTTCGTAGGAAACACAAGGACACTGAAACTCATATTGAATCAATGCCTTTAGAACCAGTTGTAGAGCCAGTTTTAGACCCAGATCCGCAATCTCCTCATCATCGTAACAGTAAGTATAAACTCATTATCAGGAAATTCAGACACTATTGGCACATTCTtcctaaaattatatttttctcaaaatgGACATGCCAGTCAACAATAAAACGCAATCTTATTCTTGTTAATTGTTTCAGATGAGCAAACTGTTAGACCTCCTTCACTGGAGAAGAACTGTGCCAAATTTATGCTAAGTCTTGCAACAAGTAATATTCCCAATGTACACATTGAAAAGATTGGTTCCACTGTCACTGAGCTGTTGAATGAACAGAAACGATTGTTAACGGATACAGTGCAAAAAGAACATGGAATAGATGTTGGCGGTTTATTCCCCTGTCATGgattcacgcgtctagccactCAACACACTAGAATGCGATACTTTAAAGAGAAGTTCAACCTAATTGTGAGTTCTTAATGTGTTTGTACtaaaaaaagtcaaattttagttgacacACTGAATCAAAAAAATTATCTAGCTGTTTGCTGCCTATAATCTAAGAATACAAAGCAAATTCGGAAAAGATGCTGATCAAATccttaatatttttaaactaaagagTATAATATAGGCCTATAATTCTTCTTGCGTTAACTCTTGGGAGTTTTTAAAAGATTACGATCACTCAGTGTTTCATTTTAGTTAACCCTTTCAGCCCTAATTATTTTCCAGTTGAGTGCCCCCctggcctaattaatttttcacactcaatatttaataaagtgaGGTGTGTTAGATTGAGCATAAATAAAGCTGCGTTCAAGataaatgaaaatagttttttgtaacttGTTGGTAACATTCTTAGCTACATTTTGATACTAACATATACACATTAGGTTAATCTATATAGGATGTTATTGATAAGATTCAAATCAATACATTTTTTGGAAATCGAAAAGTCTAAGTTTGGCTGCTACTACAAGTCAGCTTTTTGGTTGATAACACTTCAGTAACATATTAGGATAACAAGAAAAGGTGTTATCatcaagttgcaaaaaaaaatttggagttCTAACCAATAGAACTGAAATTATGAGCCTATACGCAATATTATGGCATAATGTAGTTTCCGTTCCATTGTTCAATCAATTGGTATATAAGgtctatatatcatatttacattctatAAGGACAACATTTATTGCAGTTATGATAATAAACACGAGATGCAAACAACTGGAGTACAAAACTAATATAATGTATCgtttttatcaactaaaattgtgaaaagatttgtcaaataaaatttttttattcgaaaaatttaaaagttataactatTTAGTAATTTTGATGTTGTGCAATTGAAACCCACTTTGTGCTACTAATAAACGGTCATAGTGTTGTTGTAGATCACTGTCACTGCTAAATTCTTCACCTGAACTAATTATTACGTTAGATTGTAAGATTTAGCCGTTGTCTTTCGGCAAACGCATTCAATATGGCGACCTCCAGAGTTGAAGTTTGAAATCTATCACAGGATTTGCCTAGTAAAATGCTTTTATCCAACCACATTTCtggtatcaaaacaatcctCAGACTGTTATCTTTCGaaataaagctataaaaaaacgATAAACACAAAAGGAgtatcaataaagttactcagaAAGTGTCCCGAAAGTGTTGGCTTCAGGCCCAAGTGTGAACAACTTCTCCCGAAATAGTTGGCATCAGGGGTGAGAGGGTTAATGCTTTAGTGTCACAGAGTCCATGGACGTATATTAGCATCCATGAGTTACGAGTTTTCGTGTTGAAATCTCTAGTGTGATAATTGTAATGTAAACAAAAGAACAATGCTGTGACTGTGAATCATAATCATAGTAATAAAGGGTTATCTATGCagtgaatttaaaaattagcaTGATATTTATgccataatatatattaattatggcAAAATAGTGAGAATAAGGGCTCATTCTTGATCAATCTTTTCAAACTAGTGTGTTGAAAATTGCTGAATATAGCCCCTGTCACGGAGTGATagcaaatatgtaatataaaaagtCAATGCAGTCCTGGggcatattaaaaaatatatttgacccACTAGTTATCCTGAATGATTGAGGCCGCGCAGCGGCTGAGGGAGCGCGCTGGCGGAGAGGGTCCGGGAGGGGCGCCCGAGCGCCCTTCCAGTGGGGGGTCCGGGGGTCACACCcggaaaatttttttctaaaatggtGAACATTTACAGCATTTCAGAGCGTTTTGCAAGATTCTACTGAGTCCACAAATAACCAAAATTcgaacataatatataatataaaacagtcAAAAGTTAAAAGCGAGTACGTATAAAACTACAAATGTATTTCGTATGGTCAAAAACTAGATTTTATATCAAGTTTTTAACCAtacaaaacagatttgtagttgtatatgtactcgCTTTTAACTTTTGacgattttatattattttagctcCCAAtacctatatactatatatctatatgtcaGTGTATTATGATGGCGCTAGAGATTTAAACAAAACTAACTAATGTCGATTGGCTCAATGACAGCAACATGTTATCTCATAATCTCCTTTGTGATCTTTACTAGATTTAATCATGTTAAGGCAATACAAAGAGGTACTGTTATGTTATGCAATAATACATGATCTCACTAATGAGTTTTGGTTATTTGACCCACTAGTGAAATTTTCACTCACGAAAACTCGTAACTCGTGCCCTGTCAAATACGCCCCTGAATTGCAGTCAATTGACAATATTCACATTAGATCACTTGCCTTGGAACCATTGGGGTGTTTAGAGAAATAAAGATATGATAAAAGCCTGTTTGGAAATAAGCCTCTTTCGTTTGAATTTTCCTTAAAGTGTACACCAACCAATTAATTGTATCCTAACCTAAATGTCGTGTTGTGGCTTGTAGGAATCGACTCCAATTCGCTACAACAACACCGCTAGAAGACCATTTTACTATGTATCCGTACTATCAACTCTCCAGGTAAATACTTGTGCGCTTAATAACTGCAAACATGCAAGATAACTTCTGAGagaaaatatatgaaaaaggtTGTCAAATGTGCTGCGCTTGTCATAGTTCTGCGATTTCAATAAGAATTGATTCCTgctaattaccgttagtgaacTGGCTATGGACAAGTAATTTTTTCAGGATTAgctctttaaatttttttcagtgaCACAGCTAAGTTAGTGTAACAAGTTAGGTTCCCTAGGTTGATAGTTGGTCTACAGTTAGTGAGTTTATTTATAGTGACTTATTTTGCTAATTGGCTTGGCCATGTTCCCATTGTACTGAACATATCTTTATTTCAGACCATTTGTAAACCTAATTTGCTAATGATTATGTAAACAAAGAGCGCCTTAGCTGTTCCCATCAACAATATAGCAATGAACAATAAAGCACTTGTCACCCTGAAGAGTTGCTCTAATTTATCAGACAAATATAAACATCACACAATAGGGTTCCATGAGGAAATTGAGTCATCTTTGACTAGAAACACAACATTGTCGACCAACTATCATCACCTCATGGAACCTAACTAAATGCTAAAAGTACAACCAACATTTTGCTTtcaaaattatgcaaaaaagcTTTAGTCTATGTTCTCATGTATTCATTCATCTGTTTGCAGATAATGTTAGATAGTCCAGAAATCCGGAATGTAGTACAGTTTCCAATATTCTCTCCAGATGGGGCAATCAAAGACTGCATAGATGCTGATTATGCACAGAATTCTGACTTTTTTGCTGACGGGCAAAAGATAATGGTAGCAGCCTATTATGATGATATTGAAGTGGTATGTCAGCTCAAATAAAAGTGTGTTGATTTAAGGATCATAAAGCCCTTCAACTATGCTACACAAAACTTATTGGCGACTACTGCCTTCTCAAATTTAAGTGCTCATCTAACACAGAAGAATTGGGCATAATTCTGCGTAGGCctataaataaatttaccaTTTATGTTTCGGTTGTGTCAACATGCAGATGTTCAGGTCCCATCACTGACCGTCGTACATGGCTTTTCAAATACTCAatagttttcatttttgttgatccTTATCACATGCGTTGGTTTGAGGTCATATTCTTTTGATAATCGTCATATTTTTCTAGGTGAATCCAATTGGCTCCAAAAGAAAAAAGCACAAGATAGGTAAAGTGGAATTTTGCTGCATGTTTTCAGGAACAGAATTTCGTggttttacaatatttgtttttttttaaacagcatatCTCACACTGTTGTGTTTTTCATGGTTAGCTCTTTTCTATTGGACGTTACTGAATGTCCCGCCTCAGCACAGATCCCAATTGAAATTCATACACCTGTTTGCTGTGGCATACTCTGCTGACGTTAAGGAATATGGAGTCCAAGCTATCCTTCTAAAGTTTGCCGAGGAAATTAATGTACTCAAGAAGGTAATCATAATATTCTTATAGTAATAGGTTAGCTTTGAAAACCGGAGCTAGAGCCTGGCAATGAATCTAAACTTCAAGTTATTTGACCTCTTTTCTGGCTAGTGAAAGAGTTTCTTTATGAAAAGTCTATGATcgaaaatgtattttattccaTTGTTTGAAAAGGATAAAACAGTAAAGATTCTATGTCTTTTATTCAGGATGGTATTGAAGTTGTGAATCGGGACGGAAAGGACATCTATAAAGGATCTTTGCTTTTTTTTATTGGCGACACTCCAGCAGCCAATATGGTAGCAGGGTTTAAAGAAGGAGTGGGAGGGGCAGCCATGAAATGTCGGACGTGTTATGGTAGCTCACAAGAGATTATCCAACAGGTTTGTGTGTTATGGTATACAGTTTATTGCAGAAGTGTGCTTGTTGTGTTAACTTTTTTAGTTATGCACTTATCATAAGACTTTTATCTTGAATAGAAGCTATTCCGTGCGCTGAATCAGGGATTATGTTAATGCTGTCGCACGTCGCTACTAGTGTGTGGTTGCTAAGTTTCTGAATTTCTAGTTCTTTTCGTCAGTGTGATGCGAAACTTTGTATTGCTTTCTATTGCTTTTAAACATGCTACAGTTTAACCACACGGAGTTTAGACTGAGAGACATAGAGAGTCACCGTCGCCACTGTCTCCTTCTCGGTCCAGAGATGCCTGCTCGGCAGCGTGTAGAATACTCAAAGCGATACGGAATCAACTCGCTATCCATATTAGATAAGATCGATGGATTTGATGTTTGCCAATGCATTCCTGTTGACATTATGCATATTGTGTGCGAAGGAACTCTTCCTTATGCCATAAAGGGGTTCGTATCTAGGCTACTGGAAAACCGAATAATTTCTATATCGTCATTGAATGAACACATCAAAAACTTTCCATACAGAGGAGACGACAAGAAAAATGCACCCAGTAGCTTGGAAAGATCTTGCTTCAATGGACTAGACACCGGAAAAATTGGTCAATCTGGTTCGTATTCAGCCTACTGCAGTTGAATACATTTTTGTTTGATTTCGACAGTCAATGAGGAATGCTAATGATCTAAATTCTAAACTGGTGATTTGTGGAGCGACTTTCCCAATCTAAACcactacaatattttagcatttttttaaagtCCTATTATGTTTGTTGCTTCGTGTAAGAAATAAGgtaaaatagtttttcaaattttgatatatttttcctTTTCATGCAACTTATGCTTTTTGTAGATCTAATCTATAACTCTTTTTTCAGCAACTCAAACTATCTGTTTGGGCTTTCTTCTACCTTTAATACTGGCTGGCCACAATATTGAAGAGATTCCAGAATACAGACTGCTGTTGATGATGGTTGAAATTACCTCCGTTCTGTTGGCATATTCGTTCAACAAAGACCAGATTACAACCGCCGCAACGCTAATAAAATTATACCTAGAAACCTGGGTGACCGTATATGGAGCTCACACCATTACTCCCAAGATGCATTACTTGGTACACATCCCCTACTACATAGTGAAGTGAGTTCTCAGGCAAAAACTCTATAATTTTATCAGgccagtataaatatatatagcatgaTTCATGTCATTCCAATTTAATGGCAAGCGGTCCGCTGGCTGCGGTATGTCGGTTGGTTCAGCATCCCACTTTACagtgatgttttttttaaaagtatgtCTCAATCTCAAGCATTATTTTACTATGTAATTATCAGTTGtcacataaaaactttaaacttcATGTAACTTTATGTAACTGTTTACCAGATTTGGTCTTCCAAGAGGAACCTGGTGCTTAAGGATGGAGGCTAAACATGCGTTCTTCAAATCATTACGCATGAGAAACTTTAAGAATGTGCCGCTAAGTCTAAGTAACAGACACCAACTCGAGTTTTGCCATGATTGGGCAGATGCCAATGTGCATGGCGTATTGCATCACAACAATGCCAAAACCAAGGGCGCACGTAAGTATTGCAGTGGCTGATATCTCAATAGTGTTCGAGTAACGGAGTTGGTGCGTGCATGGAAATATGTTAGTTTACTGAACATTTCTAGAAATTGGGGTACTCTTTTGAGGTATTGTCTGAAGACTTTGGAGTCATTTTGTTATCAGAGTACTCCTCTATCGGAGTACTGGCTTTTCGGTCACCATGTGCAGTAGTCATAGGCTTTCCTGATAGTTCTCATGCATCGAGTTTTGAAATCGCTGCTTTACAGTAACGTGTTCTGAGGAATCATCCACTTGGTTTTTGTCACCTGAGACAGATAGCTGTTGTTAAATGCTATGgctaatttctgctctaacttatCGAACAGGCTTTGAGTAAGATAATTTTTTCTTGATAGGCACCGCTGAAGACAGTCCTGAACCACCTGAGCACATCCAGGAGAGTTTGGGAGATTGCACACAATGCTGCAACACCATCACAATATCTGGTAAGTAATGGGATACGCTGTAAGTAAGCTCTATTGAactgttattgttattcaatcacttatttataaacaaatcttCAAAACACAAAGATTATTCTACACTGTCTTGCTTTGTAGGTTTTAGATATAGCATTGGGGACGCCTTTCGTCTAGCTAGCGATACCTATGGAGTAATTCTGCAAATAGTGGCTAACAATGACTATATTACAGCCTTTCTACTAGAAGAATATAAAGCAGAATGGTTTGAAGCTCGGCTCTTCGCTCACAAATTGCAATGTACCGGAAATTTTGTTTGGCGGCTGGTATCTAGTCTACCCCACCACCAtccattatatgtatataaactgcCGCCATTTCAACCCGCTTGTTATATTCAGCCAAGGTATTTTTCTGATCCTGAATTTGTTGATACCGTATGATCCGGTTTTGAGCGCCCCTTTTCCTGTAGAGACGGATAATACTTTGAGCTGTGGTAAATTGTCTTGttgaatgcttttaagtttttatacattttgattagtgttataaaaatcttttgtaattaatttccGTCGATTCTGGTAGGGAGGCCTACTGTTTTAAAGCCAGATGTCGtagctttatatttttattttacctagTGGGCATGAGAGTATTGTCTAGGTTTTGGTTCAGcttgaaatatattatattgacctTGTCATTCACTTTACTTCCCAGAGATTTTCATGTTTCTATGTTGAAAGGTTCAGTTCAGCGTACGGAAAACTTGTATGCCTACCCCATTCTGATACTTATTGTCAAAGAAAGACGCTCTCACCATGCTTGAGGAAACATGTTGAAGCGAAAAATACTGACCACAAAAGATCTAACAAAAGACCAGCTCAAACACTACATATTTTCAGACCCTGTTTTAACAATCTTGAGGCATCTTTAAAAGTAACTATCTAGGGTACATGATTGGGCAGTGCAAGTAGGCTGAATGTAGTGTGTGCACCTCATAACAGGACAGGGTATTTGAATTTCTAACAATGAACACAATAAGTTCCAAAATTCCCATTGTGGGAGAACAAAGGAACCCTCTTTGTTTAGTAGGCAAGGCAAGGGCAAGGCATATTTCTCCCTTAGGTCTTAGCCAATGTTGCCTAATGCCCTCTAAAATACATTTTGCCCTTTACTTTTCAGCTTGCTATTGAGTTCACAAAACTTTTGGCGCtctttttttctaaacatcCTGAATCAAATTCGGTACACTTACTCTGCTGTAGCGGGCCGcagttgttttatattagcAGAGGATTGAAGATTTTAAGAAAGGTTCTTTAAATTGGGCTGTGGTGTGGCTAAAATTTGCATGGTCATTTCGTAGATAATGGGTAAGACCCCTTTCTGTGGGATACCCATGTCACAAGTATTTATGCCGACTTAGTGAACATTCTGGCCCATTGTGAAATCACACACTCTCACTTCACAACCAAGCGATTCGAAatgagtcatttttatttttctccccCCCCCACCCACCCCTTCTGTGCAACTTATTGTATTCACTGTCAACAAATCAAGTTTGCTTCATACTATAGCCTATCCTACTAACACCCTAGCTGTGTGACTTTTCCATCATCCGTACTGCTGTGCTAATAACAACCCATCATATAGAGTAGTCGATTACGACCTGATGGTTGATTCACAGCACAGCCTGCTTTAGATTCCTATTTTCATGGGCGACTTCTTGTCCATATTTGAATGATACTTTTTGTATTATGACCCATGGCCTAAAAGGTATCTAAGAAATAGCCGATGGTCTAGCTATATTGCGATTGTGTCAAAGCTATGTAGAAAATGTCCGCAATGGAAAATGTCAGCAGCGGCTGCTGTGAGTGAAGGAAATTCTATGACCAAGATTGAACTGTTTTGgtttaacataattttatggtCTTTTATATATACCTTTAGAAAGGGTTATGACTGAGTGGTTAATAGTTTAATCAGCAGGGTTAGGCATGAGGCAATACACAGCAATACACAGCAACATCAATACCCCGAGATATTTTCAAAGGAGATAAACTCGGCATAGGTGCATTCCCTGGCCCTGATTTGTAATCAGTTATTTGTGTTGTTCCTTTTTGTTGCTATTAGAtctttcacaaaacattttacgACAAAGAGATCTGGATCATACAGTGA includes:
- the LOC137399490 gene encoding uncharacterized protein, translating into MLYSCSICGFSHNSNKVFTLHVIRVHKHDPRFRITCFCGMSYGSYLSYRRHVRRKHKDTETHIESMPLEPVVEPVLDPDPQSPHHRNNEQTVRPPSLEKNCAKFMLSLATSNIPNVHIEKIGSTVTELLNEQKRLLTDTVQKEHGIDVGGLFPCHGFTRLATQHTRMRYFKEKFNLIESTPIRYNNTARRPFYYVSVLSTLQIMLDSPEIRNVVQFPIFSPDGAIKDCIDADYAQNSDFFADGQKIMVAAYYDDIEVVNPIGSKRKKHKIALFYWTLLNVPPQHRSQLKFIHLFAVAYSADVKEYGVQAILLKFAEEINVLKKDGIEVVNRDGKDIYKGSLLFFIGDTPAANMVAGFKEGVGGAAMKCRTCYGSSQEIIQQFNHTEFRLRDIESHRRHCLLLGPEMPARQRVEYSKRYGINSLSILDKIDGFDVCQCIPVDIMHIVCEGTLPYAIKGFVSRLLENRIISISSLNEHIKNFPYRGDDKKNAPSSLERSCFNGLDTGKIGQSATQTICLGFLLPLILAGHNIEEIPEYRLLLMMVEITSVLLAYSFNKDQITTAATLIKLYLETWVTVYGAHTITPKMHYLVHIPYYIVKFGLPRGTWCLRMEAKHAFFKSLRMRNFKNVPLSLSNRHQLEFCHDWADANVHGVLHHNNAKTKGARTAEDSPEPPEHIQESLGDCTQCCNTITISGFRYSIGDAFRLASDTYGVILQIVANNDYITAFLLEEYKAEWFEARLFAHKLQCTGNFVWRLVSSLPHHHPLYVYKLPPFQPACYIQPRYFSDPEFVDTV